ATGCCCGTCATGGACGGCATCCAAGCCGCTGAGCAGATCACCGGCGAACGCCTCTCCGCCGTGCTGATCCTGACCGCGTTCAGCCAGCGGGACCTGATCGAGAAGGCCCGCCGGGCCGGCGCCATGGCCTACCTCGTCAAGCCCTTCCAGAAGCACGACCTGCTGCCCGCCATCGAGATCGCCGCCGGACGCTTCAAGGACCTGCAGGGGCTCGAGGCCGAGGTCGGCACGCTGACCGACCGGCTGGAGGCGCGCAAGGTCGTGGACCGCGCGAAGGGCCTGCTCATGGAGCACGAGGGCCTCACCGAACCCCAGGCGTTCCGCTGGATCCAGAAGGCCGCCATGGAGGAACGCCTGACCATGAAGCTCGTCGCCGAGCAGGTCATCGAGAAGTTCGAGGGCGAGGGGTAGCCACCGCCTGGGGTACCCAGCGCCTCGGCTGGCCGTCCAGCCGGGTCCCTCTCGCGTCTCGTGCACCTTCGCGGCAGCGTTGGCTGAACTGCACGAATCGGCGCGACGCTCGTGCAGCGTCGAC
This genomic window from Euzebya rosea contains:
- a CDS encoding ANTAR domain-containing response regulator, producing the protein MTDAAAPIRVLIAEDEALIRLDLKEMLLEEGFDVVSEVSDGATAVRMARELRPDLCILDLKMPVMDGIQAAEQITGERLSAVLILTAFSQRDLIEKARRAGAMAYLVKPFQKHDLLPAIEIAAGRFKDLQGLEAEVGTLTDRLEARKVVDRAKGLLMEHEGLTEPQAFRWIQKAAMEERLTMKLVAEQVIEKFEGEG